A part of Anolis carolinensis isolate JA03-04 unplaced genomic scaffold, rAnoCar3.1.pri scaffold_10, whole genome shotgun sequence genomic DNA contains:
- the irf2bp1 gene encoding interferon regulatory factor 2-binding protein 1, which translates to MSSSGQTSRRQWCYLCDLPKMPWAMIWDFSEAVCRGCVNFEGADRIEFLIETARQLKRNHVLQEGRSPGPQGAKHAKDGGGGAGGSGSGMASLERYERGSGRLSGGEYALSPRLPNGLARGSGSDEGEGSRQSPTARRALLGPVPPNLVPQGLMAGPQGLLAAVSGLGARPGIMASPMLGELAKPARLVYGDYEKEKQRNSECLAELNEAMRGRAEEWHGKPKAVRERLMALYGCAPFNVRFKKDHSLVGRIFAFDATPRPSYEYELKLFTEYPCGSGNVYAGVLGVAKQMFQDCLKEPGKVISSGYKYLEYEKCHGSNEWRLLGELFTENVRFFREPPSAETMPQQYLDSNCAMPPSLLLRAVPPTRAVMRRRKASPEPDGELSGKLTGEEQQQRQHWLAQSSAGGMYPSGMAHLPTSAVPEGSLRNDPSPITALKNVADTLGNKEVNPVHSTTARQNSASPASPAASGQHRLVPRNGEPGQATTTSSSSSSSSSSSSSSSGAHSSGGVEPSGAQSAPDSSGGAGSAPLCCTICHERLEDTHFVQCPSVPGHKFCFPCSRDFIKAQGAAGEVYCPSGEKCPLVGSNVPWAFMQGEIATILAGDVKVKKERDP; encoded by the coding sequence ATGTCTTCCTCGGGGCAGACGTCACGCCGGCAGTGGTGCTACCTGTGCGACTTGCCCAAGATGCCCTGGGCCATGATCTGGGACTTCAGCGAAGCCGTCTGCCGGGGTTGCGTCAACTTCGAAGGCGCCGACCGCATCGAGTTCCTCATCGAGACGGCCCGGCAGCTGAAGAGGAACCACGTCTTGCAGGAAGGCCGCTCGCCGGGGCCCCAGGGTGCCAAGCATGCCAAGGATGGAGGCGGTGGAGCCGGCGGGAGTGGCAGTGGCATGGCCTCCTTGGAGAGATACGAGCGGGGCAGCGGGCGTCTCTCCGGGGGCGAATACGCGCTCAGCCCGCGCTTGCCCAACGGTTTGGCTCGTGGCTCCGGCTCCGACGAGGGCGAAGGCAGTCGGCAAAGCCCCACGGCCCGGCGGGCGTTGCTCGGCCCGGTGCCCCCCAATTTGGTCCCGCAAGGGCTGATGGCCGGGCCCCAGGGCCTGCTAGCCGCCGTCTCCGGgttgggggctcgtccgggaatCATGGCATCGCCAATGCTAGGCGAGTTAGCCAAGCCGGCGAGGCTGGTGTACGGCGACTACGAGAAAGAGAAGCAGCGCAACAGCGAGTGCTTGGCGGAGCTGAACGAGGCCATGCGGGGCCGGGCGGAGGAGTGGCACGGCAAGCCCAAGGCGGTGCGCGAGAGGCTGATGGCGCTCTACGGCTGCGCCCCCTTCAACGTCCGCTTCAAGAAGGACCACTCGCTCGTCGGGAGGATCTTCGCCTTTGACGCCACTCCCCGGCCCAGTTACGAGTACGAGCTCAAGCTCTTCACCGAGTATCCCTGCGGCTCCGGCAACGTCTACGCCGGCGTTTTAGGAGTGGCCAAGCAGATGTTTCAGGATTGCCTCAAGGAGCCCGGCAAAGTCATCTCGTCAGGGTATAAGTACCTCGAATACGAGAAGTGCCACGGCTCCAACGAGTGGCGCCTCCTCGGCGAGCTGTTCACCGAAAACGTCCGCTTCTTCCGAGAGCCGCCCTCGGCGGAGACAATGCCACAGCAGTACCTCGACAGCAACTGCGCCATGCCGCCCAGCCTCCTGCTCAGGGCCGTGCCGCCTACGCGGGCCGTGATGCGCAGGCGCAAAGCCTCCCCCGAGCCAGATGGGGAGCTGTCCGGCAAGCTCACCGGCGAGGAGCAACAGCAGAGGCAGCACTGGTTGGCACAAAGCTCGGCCGGCGGGATGTATCCCTCCGGCATGGCCCACTTGCCGACGTCGGCGGTGCCGGAGGGATCCTTGCGCAACGACCCCTCGCCCATCACGGCTCTGAAGAACGTGGCCGACACTTTGGGGAATAAAGAGGTCAATCCGGTGCACTCCACCACCGCCCGGCAAAACAGCGCCAGCCCGGCTTCGCCCGCCGCGTCCGGCCAACACCGCTTGGTGCCCCGCAACGGAGAGCCAGGCCAAGCGACgaccacttcctcctcctcctcttcttcctcttcttcttcctcttcttcctccggaGCCCACTCTTCCGGGGGAGTGGAGCCGAGCGGTGCCCAGAGCGCCCCCGATTCGTCGGGCGGTGCCGGCAGCGCCCCGCTGTGCTGCACCATTTGCCACGAGCGCCTGGAGGATACCCACTTCGTCCAGTGCCCTTCGGTGCCCGGGCACAAGTTCTGCTTCCCGTGTTCTCGGGATTTCATCAAAGCCCAAGGAGCCGCCGGCGAGGTTTATTGCCCAAGTGGGGAGAAGTGCCCCTTGGTGGGCTCCAACGTGCCCTGGGCCTTCATGCAGGGCGAGATCGCCACCATCTTAGCCGGAGACGTCAAAGTAAAAAAGGAGCGCGACCCCTGA